A DNA window from Eremothecium cymbalariae DBVPG#7215 chromosome 3, complete sequence contains the following coding sequences:
- the SEC20 gene encoding Sec20p (similar to Ashbya gossypii AFR344C) produces the protein MLVPPVTKLHQQRTDNTTMQYNEDLNTIQHELINMLTADHLDTPEITNRILKFQQLLACSKLLVEKSHRDLNLSHSNITALEYNATSIPRDLVQQLSQLLQWENFLIDYKRRLDETIIQQHSDALEKRKHTRAAAVEVAATAAAPHPSTSCSSPSQTATSSLSVRDRLLNTNKAITSNLIRSNHVLQSSVLQSSLNLDELSQQTTSLSQLNSKFDQLNLLLGRSATMVKTIESSSGREKQQIYIALSFLGACIAWVIWRRLLRAPLRLSIWLWFRFFRAILVTTGLAPTISDVSFTASSTALAAATTTAATAAVPETILLATLLSISSSSAVERAVDEAFTRIVDEL, from the coding sequence ATGCTCGTACCACCGGTAACCAAACTGCATCAGCAGAGAACAGACAACACAACCATGCAGTATAACGAGGACCTTAACACCATACAACATGAACTAATTAACATGCTGACTGCAGACCATCTCGACACACCCGAAATCACAAACAGAATACTAAAATTCCAGCAACTTCTCGCATGCTCGAAACTACTAGTAGAGAAGAGCCACCGTGACCTAAACTTATCCCACTCAAACATTACCGCATTGGAATACAATGCCACTTCTATACCACGTGACCTGGTCCAGCAGCTGTCCCAGCTCCTTCAGTGGGAAAACTTCCTGATTGACTACAAACGCAGGCTAGACGAAACCATCATCCAGCAACACTCGGACGCACTGGAAAAAAGGAAGCACACACGTGCAGCCGCCGTAGAAGTTGCCGCCACCGCTGCCGCCCCGCACCCGTCCacctcctgctcctcccCCTCACAGACAGCGACTTCGTCGCTGTCTGTGAGGGATCGGCTCCTGAACACGAATAAGGCAATCACATCAAACCTGATCCGCTCAAATCACGTGCTCCAAAGCTCCGTGCTCCAAAGCAGCCTCAATCTGGATGAGCTATCCCAGCAGACAACATCCCTAAGCCAATTGAACTCCAAATTTGACCAACTTAACCTTCTGCTAGGTCGCTCGGCGACCATGGTGAAGACCATAGAATCCTCTTCCGGCCGCGAGAAACAGCAGATCTATATTGCTCTCTCATTTCTTGGTGCTTGCATAGCCTGGGTCATCTGGCGGCGTTTATTACGTGCTCCTCTCAGACTATCAATCTGGTTATGGTTCCGTTTTTTCCGCGCAATTCTAGTCACAACAGGACTTGCGCCAACAATTTCAGACGTATCCTTCACAGCGTCCTCCACGGCACTAGCTGCCGCTACCACCACGGCTGCCACTGCTGCTGTCCCAGAAACGATCCTGCTAGCCACATTACTGTCTATTTCATCCTCGTCGGCCGTGGAAAGAGCTGTGGATGAGGCTTTTACGCGAATCGTCGATGAGTTATAA
- the NDJ1 gene encoding Ndj1p (similar to Ashbya gossypii AFR345W), translating into MSGNRIGEEVDKTVVPSSRDCSVLGKTCQIPLVTISRPAEEWRLPPKEFVSTITTKISRECSNYTLLSWLLNDPMEVSLTTTFDTCPDPFRLFKKGNKAAYKSFFSFQSEEVVDSNTTLSSELVKVSVFPRILQYTRLDEFKMDHLCDQYIKQFVKVLYKYNQGKEIKDNRSGYLQANLTKLVQSYARDVFHDIVHKWFRWTELMKTGSTTTQRSEYYKKQIAQVIEKLMTKYWEQHMVIGHNLFEEFVEKMDTTTDRVSTSITDTEQFRIVYGIWIDTQNGILLLCNGLISTWETCLSPTMGVTLDTNYLETIRKLIFFLNCSILECYNWHLRADGSHSLV; encoded by the coding sequence ATGAGTGGGAATAGGATAGGAGAAGAAGTAGATAAAACTGTGGTTCCAAGCTCGCGGGATTGTTCGGTGCTTGGGAAAACATGTCAGATTCCACTGGTAACAATTAGCCGCCCAGCGGAAGAATGGCGGTTACCGCCAAAAGAGTTTGTATCCACTATAACGACTAAAATTTCGAGAGAATGCAGTAATTACACACTGCTTTCGTGGCTGTTGAACGATCCCATGGAGGTAAGTTTGACAACAACGTTTGATACCTGTCCAGATCCGTTTCgattatttaaaaaggGAAATAAAGCAGCATACAAGAGTTTTTTCAGTTTCCAAAGTGAGGAAGTTGTGGATTCTAATACTACGTTGTCATCAGAACTTGTGAAGGTTTCTGTATTCCCCAGGATTTTACAGTATACGAGACTGGATGAGTTCAAGATGGACCACCTGTGTGATCAATACATCAAACAATTTGTCAAGGTTCTGTACAAGTATAACCAGGGGAAAGAGATCAAGGATAACAGATCTGGATATTTGCAGGCGAATCTGACCAAGCTGGTGCAGAGTTACGCTCGAGATGTCTTTCATGATATTGTTCACAAATGGTTTAGATGGACAGAGCTTATGAAAACGGGGAGTACGACCACCCAACGTAGCGAATATTACAAGAAGCAAATTGCACAAGTGATCGAAAAATTGATGACAAAATATTGGGAACAGCATATGGTCATTGGGCATAATTTATTCGAAGAGTTTGTGGAGAAGATGGATACAACTACAGATCGCGTGTCGACGTCGATCACCGACACAGAACAGTTTAGGATTGTATATGGTATTTGGATTGACACTCAAAATGGAATTTTACTGTTGTGTAACGGGTTGATATCGACTTGGGAGACTTGTTTATCTCCCACCATGGGAGTCACCTTGGACACCAACTATCTTGAAACTATTCGgaagttgatttttttcttaaacTGTTCGATATTGGAGTGCTACAACTGGCATTTGAGAGCGGATGGTTCGCACAGCCTTGTGTAA
- the ERG24 gene encoding delta(14)-sterol reductase (similar to Ashbya gossypii AFR346W), with the protein MPHVQLNPRTTSLEFYGIPGVLAISLGLPIFVIFLNQLIRTDYYIVGIFQNFKVEQVWNHLKPFSYYVYNYQLWTYYLAWFFGLSILDLVLPGRELLGVKLRDGAQLAYKINGVAMISTLVLVLCVRWNITGGQMPEIQYLYEHHVDLCIITILFSFMLSTFIYISSFIPLVRPNGVGTRERVLALGGNSGNLIYDWFIGRELNPRIGPLDIKLFCELRPGLLLWLLINISCLHHYYLKYGQVNDALLLINVLQGFYIFDGVLNEEGVLMMMDITTDGFGFMLIFGDLCLVPFTYSLQARYLSISPISLGNYWIAVILGVMSMGYWIFHSSNNQKSNFRQGKLPNLKSIQTDRGTKLLCDSWWAMSQHINYLGDWLMSLSWCLCTRFETPLTYYYSVFFAILLLHRQRRDEHKCREKYGKSWQTYESQVPYRIIPYIY; encoded by the coding sequence ATGCCGCACGTACAGCTTAATCCTAGGACAACTTCCTTAGAGTTTTATGGCATACCGGGTGTCCTAGCCATCTCGCTTGGACTGCCAATCTTCGTTATATTTTTGAACCAGTTGATCCGGACTGATTACTACATAGTTGggatttttcaaaacttcaagGTAGAGCAGGTGTGGAACCATCTGAAGCCATTTTCATACTATGTTTACAACTATCAATTGTGGACGTATTACTTGGCATGGTTTTTCGGGCTTTCTATCTTGGATCTAGTGTTACCAGGTCGTGAATTGTTGGGCGTCAAGCTACGCGATGGCGCTCAATTGGCTTACAAGATTAATGGGGTTGCCATGATATCTACTTTAGTGCTTGTGCTTTGTGTTAGATGGAATATAACTGGTGGTCAAATGCCTGAGattcaatatctttatgAACACCATGTTGATCTTTGTATCATTAccattttgttttcttttatgtTGTCCACTTTCATTTACATTAGTAGTTTTATTCCGCTAGTACGTCCTAATGGAGTTGGAACGAGAGAACGCGTATTAGCACTTGGTGGCAATTCAGGAAATTTGATTTATGATTGGTTTATCGGTAGAGAGTTGAATCCAAGAATAGGACCGTTGGATATTAAGTTGTTTTGTGAGTTAAGACCCGGACTGTTGCTGTGGTTGCtaattaatatatcttgTTTGCATCACTACTATTTGAAATATGGTCAGGTGAATGATGCGTTGCTGTTAATAAACGTTTTGCAaggtttttatatatttgatggCGTTCTTAACGAAGAAGGTGTACTTATGATGATGGACATTACTACTGATGGGTTCGGATTCATGCTGATATTTGGTGATCTATGTCTCGTTCCATTCACATATTCTTTACAAGCTCGTTATCTGTCCATTTCTCCCATATCACTAGGAAACTACTGGATTGCGGTAATTTTAGGCGTAATGAGCATGGGTTACTGGATTTTTCACTCATCAAATAAccaaaaatcaaacttcAGGCAAGGAAAGCTCCCCAATCTAAAGAGTATTCAAACAGACCGAGGTACAAAGCTATTATGTGATTCATGGTGGGCTATGTCTCAACACATCAATTACCTGGGAGATTGGCTGATGTCCTTGAGTTGGTGTCTATGCACGAGGTTCGAAACTCCTTTGACTTACTACTATTCTGTATTCTTTGCGATACTCTTACTCCATCGTCAGCGCAGAGACGAGCACAAGTGCAGagaaaaatatggaaaaAGCTGGCAAACATACGAATCACAAGTCCCATACAGGATAATACCATACATATACTAA
- the HCH1 gene encoding Hch1p (similar to Ashbya gossypii AFR347C), with the protein MVVLNPNNWHWIDKNTLPWTKDYFNSKFNDWTIENGDSKFRVVSVSSISGDSNVTQRKGKVICYFDLKLEFTVAVSGHVLDNEEEDVCEGTISVPEFVHDECEFGIEYVGFGKQESVIRQQFTPKFVEELLKYQSTLVDAHSKDVQHTL; encoded by the coding sequence ATGGTTGTCTTGAATCCTAATAATTGGCATTGGATTGACAAGAACACCTTACCATGGACCAAAGACTACTTCAATAGCAAATTCAATGACTGGACAATCGAGAATGGGGACAGTAAGTTTCGTGTTGTATCTGTTTCGTCTATTTCTGGTGACTCTAATGTGACCCAGAGGAAGGGTAAAGTCATATGTTACTTTGATTTAAAGCTAGAATTTACGGTTGCCGTTTCAGGACACGTTCTAGACaatgaggaggaggatgtCTGCGAGGGAACAATAAGCGTACCAGAATTTGTGCATGACGAGTGTGAATTTGGGATTGAATATGTTGGGTTTGGTAAGCAAGAGTCTGTTATCAGACAGCAGTTCACTCCGAAATTTGTTGAGGAGTTGTTAAAATATCAGTCCACTTTGGTGGATGCGCATTCGAAAGATGTCCAGCATACACTATGA
- the POP3 gene encoding Pop3p (similar to Ashbya gossypii AFR348C), whose protein sequence is MESIKKAERRIAKKKQVYKAILDNAYANDGQLWPLVDEQGLVVELLDKTILRPLKHSSHLGASEKPVQVVTGYNEVMEFLTGACADEGLKEVFLFVCNKDLAGVLVEQIPIAAYMSRYDVCLVQLPKGSLARFTECLEGIAHDGLLLVPVVKDGLDKTFTSKIRDCVPAQEIPWLQSARYKRAPVKMLRTVIPIGKQKQK, encoded by the coding sequence ATGGAGTCTATTAAGAAGGCAGAGAGACGGATTGCTAAGAAGAAGCAGGTTTACAAGGCGATTCTGGACAATGCGTACGCGAATGATGGTCAGTTGTGGCCTTTAGTAGATGAGCAAGGCCTGGTGGTGGAGTTATTGGATAAGACGATTTTAAGGCCGTTGAAACACAGTAGTCATTTGGGTGCATCGGAGAAGCCTGTGCAAGTGGTTACGGGATACAATGAGGTAATGGAATTTCTGACGGGTGCGTGTGCTGATGAGGGTTTGAAGGAGGTGTTTCTGTTTGTATGCAATAAGGATTTGGCTGGAGTGTTGGTGGAGCAAATACCTATTGCTGCGTATATGTCGCGATACGATGTTTGTTTGGTGCAGCTTCCCAAAGGAAGTTTGGCAAGGTTCACTGAGTGTCTTGAGGGGATAGCTCATGATGGGCTGCTGCTTGTACCCGTTGTGAAGGATGGCTTGGATAAGACCTTTACCAGTAAGATCAGGGATTGTGTTCCAGCACAAGAGATACCATGGCTGCAATCGGCCAGGTATAAACGTGCACCAGTTAAGATGTTGCGAACGGTCATTCCAATCGGcaagcagaagcagaagtaG
- the WSC2 gene encoding Wsc2p (similar to Ashbya gossypii AFR349W) gives MERITFSRLAICAYLAAVAIAVDIFRYNGCYKKSDLESHLTLQSEYGYQSRGYCQDHCGSAAIAALINSDTCYCGDSAKVLSTLVASDESECTAKCNGIDTEICGGYDYFSVLVNLKNIRDALPSSSKSSAVSGSSSSAGATSQSSSTSVESSSSSSSPSSLSSTSITSTTDSRAEETEESSSSGTPASKSSEIASSVSSTSSSTATTSPNSSSSSSSSSPSAPTPSATSRTPSSTAVQYSTAVTTIISSFSINNLEYSTVITTVFSTTPTPSSSNTEASATSTTTSVSKSSHKLSGGSIAGIIIGILLAIGLIAGLVYFLLWNRIHDDDSTVTDLEEKRFHQPYSVGERDPLPLHQSNPTSSATSRFQLRSGSENSMAAQGHGFFAEHAPMANYQEPGSGRPRLSNSSLPDVTENRPLRITNPDSD, from the coding sequence ATGGAACGCATTACGTTCTCGCGATTAGCGATATGTGCATAtcttgctgctgttgcaaTAGCAGTAGATATTTTTAGGTATAATGGGTGTTATAAGAAATCGGACCTGGAATCACATTTGACACTTCAATCTGAATACGGGTATCAGTCAAGGGGCTACTGTCAAGATCACTGCGGGAGTGCTGCAATAGCAGCATTAATAAATTCTGATACGTGCTACTGTGGTGATAGTGCTAAGGTGCTAAGCACTCTTGTAGCTAGCGATGAGTCTGAATGTACTGCGAAGTGTAATGGGATTGATACTGAAATCTGTGGTGGTTATGACTATTTTAGTGTTTTGGTTAACTTGAAGAATATCAGGGATGCTCTTCCTAGTAGCTCGAAGTCCTCAGCTGTTTCTGGCAGCTCTTCATCTGCCGGAGCAACTTCTCAAAGTTCATCGACTTCGGTTGAATCCTCTTCATCCAGTTCGTCACCTTCTTCACTTTCATCGACTTCAATCACTTCAACGACAGACTCAAGAGCCGAGGAAACGGAAgaatcatcttcatcaggaACTCCTGCATCTAAATCGTCGGAAATAGCATCTTCCGTCTCATCTACATCAAGTTCTACCGCAACTACAAGCCCTAATTCAAGCTCAAGCTCAAGCTCAAGCTCACCTTCTGCGCCAACTCCGTCTGCCACCAGTCGTACCCCGAGTTCCACTGCAGTTCAATATTCCACCGCAGTAACCACCATCATATCGTCGTTCTCCATCAATAACTTGGAGTACTCTACGGTAATAACTACTGTGTTTAGCACTACACCAACCCCTTCATCAAGCAACACAGAAGCTTCTGCTACATCGACGACCACTTCCGTATCGAAAAGTAGCCATAAATTGTCGGGCGGTTCCATTGCCGGAATTATTATAGGTATTCTATTGGCTATTGGACTCATTGCGGGGCTGGTGTATTTCCTATTGTGGAACCGTATTCATGACGATGATTCAACTGTCACCGATCTTGAAGAGAAACGATTCCACCAGCCTTACTCTGTTGGAGAGAGAGATCCGCTCCCCTTGCATCAATCCAACCCGACCTCAAGCGCGACTTCAAGATTTCAACTACGGAGTGGATCCGAAAATTCAATGGCAGCACAAGGGCACGGTTTCTTCGCTGAGCATGCACCGATGGCAAATTACCAAGAACCTGGATCCGGGAGGCCTAGGCTTAGTAACAGTTCTCTTCCGGATGTAACGGAGAATAGACCGTTAAGAATCACTAATCCTGATAGCGATTGA
- the FUR4 gene encoding uracil permease (similar to Ashbya gossypii ABR124C), giving the protein MSLQLAEYFSNPSSRVVKKEQLEKEQLKIDKEISKSADESSTNTLYTGWASKFYYNYLLVDKASSNVSLKESFLYNYDLRPVESERRVWSWFNYFYFWVADSINLGSFQVAANGLQMGLNWWQCWLTVWFGYSFLAVLVTLVSKMGSNYHISFPITIRASFGIFFSLWPIINRVLMAVIWYAAQCFISVGPISIMLKAIFGTDVDTKMPTTINDPNLTSYQFLCFMIFWCISLPFLIVAPQNLRHLFTAKAAMVPFAAFGMLIWVLSKSGGKIELGSLNDFEIHGSEFSWVFIRSIMGCIGNFATLIINVPDITRFSKTRKSSLWVQVVSIPMLFSLTSLIGILTNAAGYKVFAVNYWSPIDVLEKLLEANYSASSRAGAFFIAFIFTIAQLGTNISANSLSAGTDMTALLPKFIDIKRGSVICALLALCICPWKFMSSSSKFRDALSVYAIFLSSIAGVAVADYYVVRRGYLKLIHLYSVNEKSFYMYGNKFGINFRALVAYICGLVPNIPGFIATVADDVHVSEGAIKLYYLNYWVGFSLSFVIYLVMCHFFPVKGSPVKHIFTEKGWYERWAYVENFEGEWYTHIENPELLDDNISLKDEDLHSR; this is encoded by the coding sequence ATGTCGTTGCAGTTGGCAGAATATTTTAGCAACCCTTCCTCAAGGGTGGTTAAGAAGGAGCAGCTGGAGAAGGAGCAGCTGAAGATTGATAAGGAGATTTCTAAGTCAGCTGACGAGTCATCTACAAATACGTTGTATACCGGATGGGCTTCcaagttttattataactATCTCTTGGTTGATAAGGCAAGTTCCAATGTTTCACTTAAAGAGTCCTTTTTGTATAATTATGATTTGAGGCCTGTCGAAAGCGAGAGGCGAGTTTGGTCCTGGTTTAATTACTTCTACTTTTGGGTTGCGGATAGCATCAATTTGGGCAGTTTCCAGGTGGCAGCTAATGGTTTACAGATGGGTTTGAATTGGTGGCAGTGTTGGCTTACTGTTTGGTTTGGCTATTCTTTTCTAGCCGTTCTTGTCACCCTTGTATCTAAAATGGGTTCAAATTACCATATTTCTTTCCCTATAACTATAAGGGCTTCGTTTGGGATATTTTTCTCCCTGTGGCCTATAATAAATCGTGTGTTGATGGCTGTGATTTGGTATGCTGCTCAGTGCTTTATTTCTGTTGGTCCTATTTCTATCATGTTGAAAGCGATATTTGGGACAGATGTGGATACGAAGATGCCGACGACAATTAATGATCCTAACCTAACATCTTACCAATTTCTTTGCTTTATGATATTTTGGTGTATTTCATTGCCATTCTTAATTGTGGCTCCGCAGAACTTGAGGCACCTCTTCACCGCAAAAGCTGCTATGGTGCCGTTTGCAGCTTTTGGTATGCTTATATGGGTGTTATCTAAATCTGGAGGTAAGATAGAATTAGGTTCATTAAACGACTTTGAAATACATGGTTCAGAATTTTCTTGGGTTTTTATTAGGTCGATTATGGGTTGTATAGGCAATTTTGCAACGTTAATTATTAATGTACCTGATATTACGAGATTTTCTAAGACTAGGAAATCTTCACTATGGGTACAAGTGGTTTCTATTCCTATGTTGTTTTCCCTCACCTCATTGATAGGGATATTAACCAATGCTGCTGGGTACAAGGTATTTGCTGTTAATTATTGGTCACCAATTGATGTTCTAGAAAAGCTACTGGAAGCTAATTACTCTGCTAGTTCTCGGGCAGGTGCCTTTTTTATTGCATTTATCTTCACCATTGCGCAACTTGGAACAAATATTAGTGCGAATTCATTATCTGCGGGCACAGATATGACTGCATTGCTACCAAAATTCATTGATATCAAACGAGGCTCTGTTATCTGTGCGTTGCTCGCATTATGTATATGCCCTTGGAAGTTCAtgtcttcttcatccaagTTCAGGGATGCGTTGAGTGTATATGCTATATTCTTGTCTAGCATTGCTGGTGTTGCAGTAGCCGATTATTATGTTGTAAGACGTGGCTATTTGAAATTAATCCATCTATATTCAGTGAATGAGAAATCCTTTTACATGTATGGTAACAAGTTTGGAATTAATTTTAGAGCTCTCGTAGCCTATATTTGTGGGCTTGTTCCAAACATTCCAGGTTTTATTGCCACCGTAGCTGATGACGTTCATGTTTCAGAAGGGGCCATTAAGTTATACTATTTAAACTATTGGGTTGGAttttctttgtcttttgTTATCTATCTAGTGATGTGCCATTTCTTTCCTGTTAAAGGCTCACCAGTTAAACACATATTCACAGAAAAAGGCTGGTATGAAAGATGGGCTTATGTTGAGAACTTTGAAGGAGAGTGGTATACCCATATTGAAAATCCAGAGTTATTAGATGACAATATCAGtttgaaagatgaagacTTGCATTCCAGGTAA